The following coding sequences are from one Neurospora crassa OR74A linkage group I, whole genome shotgun sequence window:
- the vad-6 gene encoding nitrate assimilation regulatory protein nirA, with protein MDPMEGGGNPSASGSRPVLPATSPAPSTTAGGNRPASASASQPTPSTSSSGPPTGPPSGGPPTSQTVSKRKRGLGLVTPTACTECRKKRAKCDGEKPCARCKYQNTECVYEVPVRQSKDTLRNEIEQLRREQRNNEHVINALRRTDKWDGVLQRLRNGQSIDMISSWLEGTLPSGGGTLPSIDRLVGSAPGAFNFSGDPAGSYGGAIPGLAPISRFPGQGLPGQHPTTGPHQLAEFQPSQYQLVQGHPGQFPRAIRHDPEPHSLWNGQFSSHSQTVRGNSQAKAMSWTSENGQQSQSRAESWAETRAGVNSENQRFRGLDQVLATEALHSRAPPTTWTTITSDDGLVQHLLALYFCWEYPTFASLSKEHFLKDFMDGRPRFCSSLLVNALLALGCRFSSQPSTRANPNDPYSSGDHFFKECQRLFYQEENHHTLTTIQALGIMSIREASCGRDSESWYYAGQSIRLAIEMGLHRVQDDGKDCDESAVQAATFWGAFALDHAWSLATGSLPQCSCFPQLPPKPAIIDDIEASLWIPYTDDGAPLHQSCEQPSNVRSVYKCFCELSELVHQSLFILHSPGRPLTSRDLLKIYTQYLNWYDRIPEVLRLGHNFTPAVLFAHMYYHFAILLLFRPLIKLRIVGSSISPRDVCVQAADAILGLVRSYSQLYTLRRTPSFVPYFVLTSSIMHLAIGATSSATPDPAGGIGQAEPNDHGHPRFDPRVGEAISRGIADLTEMAPCHHFAEQALNILKYLAKKWNIDVDIKTIGGEDGQQRVRVDRYQTTRPVTNSLNFFVPEVTEEDFNCKWGEGVESGHGSATRVEIQPGDVKHTASATENPLFWPFPMQGRPMLATGPELLKTGFELI; from the exons ATGGATCCaatggaaggaggaggcaaTCCAAGCGCAAGTGGGAGCCGTCCGGTCCTTCCTGCGACATCGCCCGCTCCCTCCACAACGGCCGGAGGAAACCGTCCTGCCTCTGCTTCCGCTTCTCAGCCCAcgccctccacctcttcctccggccCGCCCACCGGTCCGCCCTCGGGGGGTCCGCCCACCAGCCAAACCGTCTCGAAACGCAAGCGAGGATTGGGACTTGTCACTCCAACGGCTTGCACCGAGTGCCGCAAGAAGCGCGCAAAG TGCGACGGCGAGAAGCCTTGTGCTCGATGTAAATATCAGAACACCGAATGTGTCTACGAAGTCCCTGTCCGTCAGTCCAAGGACACACTGAGAAACGAGATCGAACAGCTGAGGCGCGAGCAACGGAACAACGAGCATGTGATAAACGCCCTCAGGCGCACGGATAAATGGGACGGGGTTTTACAGCGCTTGCGCAACGGCCAGAGCATCGATATGATATCCTCGTGGCTGGAGGGGACGCTTCCCTCGGGCGGTGGCACACTTCCTTCCATCGATCGACTAGTCGGGTCAGCTCCTGGTGCCTTTAATTTCTCGGGCGACCCAGCTGGGTCTTATGGCGGCGCTATTCCAGGTTTGGCTCCCATCAGCCGATTTCCAGGTCAAGGGCTGCCAGGCCAGCACCCTACTACGGGTCCGCATCAGCTGGCTGAGTTTCAACCAAGCCAGTACCAACTGGTACAAGGCCATCCAGGTCAATTTCCGCGGGCTATCAGGCATGATCCCGAGCCTCATAGTCTCTGGAATGGCCAGTTCTCCTCTCATTCTCAGACGGTGCGTGGCAACTCGCAGGCAAAGGCCATGAGCTGGACTTCAGAAAATGGGCAGCAATCGCAGTCAAGAGCGGAATCGTGGGCGGAAACTCGGGCTGGCGTCAACTCAGAAAACCAGAGATTCCGCGGTCTTGACCAAGTACTTGCTACCGAGGCACTGCATTCGCGGGCACCGCCTACTACATGGACGACCATCACTTCGGATGACGGTCTTGTTCAACATCTGCTGGCGCTGTACTTTTGCTGGGAGTACCCTACATTTGCGTCTCTCAGCAAAGAACACTTCCTCAAGGACTTTATGGACGGGCGACCTCGCTTTTGCTCGTCCCTATTAGTGAATGCGCTTCTGGCGTTGGGTTGCCGGTTTTCCAGCCAGCCTAGTACTCGCGCGAACCCGAACGACCCGTATTCGTCGGGTGATCACTTCTTCAAGGAATGCCAGCGACTATTTTATCAAGAAGAAAACCATCACACGCTAACTACCATTCAAGCCTTGGGTATAATGTCCATCAGAGAGGCAAGTTGTGGTCGTGATTCTGAGAGTTGGTACTACGCCGGACAGAGTATCCGACTGGCGATAGAGATGGGACTGCATCGGGTTCAAGATGACGGCAAGGATTGTGACGAAAGTGCGGTTCAAGCAGCCACATTCTGGGGTGCATTTGCGCTCGACCA TGCTTGGTCGTTGGCCACCGGCTCGCTCCCCCAGTGCTCGTGCTTCCCACAGCTGCCTCCGAAGCCCGCTATCATCGATGACATTGAGGCCTCGCTCTGGATACCCTACACAGACGATG GCGCTCCTCTACACCAATCGTGCGAACAACCGTCTAATGTTCGATCGGTGTACAAATGCTTCTGTGAATTAAGCGAGCTAGTTCACCAATCATTATTCATCCTTCACTCCCCTGGCCGGCCGCTTACGAGCAGAGATCTGCTCAAGATATATACACAGTATCTGAACTGGTATGATAGGATACCAGAGGTGTTGCGACTTGGCCATAACTTCACTCCCGCTGTGTTGTTCGCGCA CATGTATTACCATTTTGCCATTCTTCTCCTGTTCCGGCCGTTGATCAAACTTCGCATTGTTGGATCGAGCATTTCTCCGCGTGATGTGTGTGTACAGGCAGCCGATGCCATATTGGGGCTTGTGCGCTCGTACTCGCAATTGTACACGTTAAGACGGACGCCATCATTTGTCCCTTACTTTGTGCTCACGTCCTCCATCATGCACCTGGCGATTGGGGCCACGTCCTCAGCAACGCCCGACCCCGCTGGAGGCATAGGTCAAGCGGAACCCAATGACCATGGCCATCCGAGGTTTGATCCTCGCGTTGGCGAAGCCATAAGTCGAGGAATTGCCGATCTTACGGAGATGGCACCATGTCACCACTTCGCCGAACAAGCGCTCAATATACTCAAGTACCTGGCCAAGAAGTGGAATATTGATGTGGACATCAAGACGATAGGTGGAGAGGACGGGCAGCAACGTGTCAGGGTCGACCGCTATCAAACCACTCGACCGGTTACAAACAGCCTCAATTTCTTCGTTCCCGAAGTTACCGAGGAAGACTTCAACTGCAAATGGGGAGAGGGGGTAGAATCAGGACACGGTTCAGCGACCAGAGTGGAAATTCAGCCAGGAGATGTTAAGCATACGGCCAGCGCTACGGAAAATCCCCTGTTCTGGCCGTTTCCGATGCAAGGACGTCCGATGCTGGCAACGGGCCCCGAACTGCTGAAGACTGGCTTTGAGCTTATCTAG